ACCGACGCCGATGCCATGGCACGCTGGCTGCCACCGCACGGCTTCACCGGCAAAGTGCAGCATCTGGACGGCCAGGTGGGCGGCAGCTACCACATGACCTTCACCAACTTCAGCACGGGCACCGTGCACGGCTTCGGCGGCACGTACAAGGAACTCGTGCCCGGCGAGCGCATCCGCTACAGCGGGAGCTTCGACGACGGCCTTCCTCCCGGGGAAATGCAGACCACCGTCACGTTGAAGAAGGTTTCCTGCGGCACCGAACTGCACGTCGTGCAGGAGGGCATCCCCGCGATGATTCCCACCGAACAGTGCTACCTGGGCTGGCAGGAATCACTGGTGCACCTGGCGCAACTGGTGGAACCGGATATTCCGGGCTGAGCAAGGACGTCACCCATCACATCACGATCAGGGAGCAACGATGTGGAAGCATGAAGCATCGATGGATATGGACGCCACGCCCGCTGATGTGTGGGCGGTGCTTTCCGATGTCCCGGGCTGGAAGCGCTGGAATGCAGGCATCGAGCACATCGAACTGCATGGACCGTTCGTGGCGGGCACCACGTTCACCATGCAACCACCGGACACGGATGCCTTCGTCAGTACTTTGATTGCGGTAGACGAGAACCGCGGTTTCACCGACGAGACGGTGATCGGCGATATCCGCGTGGTCGTCCAACACCGCATCGATGCCTTGGCACCTGGCGGTGTGCGGGTGACTTACGCAACGGAAGTCACGGGCGCAGACGCCGCTGATGTTGGCGCGATGGTGACCAGTGATTTTCCCGATGTGCTGCGCGGACTGAAGAACGTCGTGGAGCGACGCTGAGTTTCGTCACAGCATCACCGCACCCGCCAAAGAAAAGGGCGGCTGACGCCGCCCCTCTCATCAACCCCGATGCAGCGCGCGATGCGCGATGTCGCGGCGGCAGAACGCGCCTTCGTAGTGCAGCTTCGATACCGCACCGTAGGCGTTCTCACGCGCCGCAGCGATGTCCTTGCCCAGCGCGCACACGGTGAGCACGCGACCGCCGGCGGTCACCGCACGGCCCTGTGCGTCCAGCTGGGTACCGGCATGGAACACCTTCACGTCAGGGCCAAAATCGGCATCGAGGCCGGTGATCACATCGCCACTGCGCACCTTGCCCGGATAGCCGCCAGCAGCCATCACCACGCCCAGCGACGGACGGGGATCCCAGTGAATATGGGTGTGATGCAGTTCGCCATCCAGCGCGGCTTCGATCAGGTCGACCAGGTCGGACTTCAGGCGCAGCATGATCGGCTGCGTTTCCGGGTCACCGAAGCGCACGTTGAATTCGATGACCTTGGGCGCGCCGCTCTTGTCGATCATCAGGCCGGCGTAGAGGAAACCGATGAACGGCGCCCCCTCCATGGCCATGCCGCGCAGGGTGGGCTCGATCACTTCCTTGAGGATGCGCTTCTCCACCTCCGGCGTGACCACCGGCGCGGGCGAATACGCCCCCATGCCGCCGGTGTTAGGGCCCAGATCACCTTCGTCGCGACGCTTGTGGTCCTGGCTGCTGGCCATCGGCAGCGCGTGCTGGCCATCGCTCATCACGATATAGCTGGCTTCCTCGCCATCGAGGAATTCCTCGATCACCACGCGCGCGGAGGCATCGCCAAACTGGTGCGCACCGAGCATGTCGTGCAGCGCCTGCTCCGCATCCGCCAGCGTCAGCGCCACCACCACGCCCTTGCCCGCCGCCAGACCGTCGGCCTTGATGACGATGGGCGCGCCGTGCTCACGCACATAGGCAAGCGCCGGGTTGAGCTCGGTGAACACCGCATACTTCGCCGTGGGAATGTTGTGGCGGAGCAGGAAGTCCTTGGCGAAGGCCTTGGAGCCTTCCAGCTGCGCGGCGACCGCGCGCGGGCCAAAGCAGCGCAGGCCAGCCGCGCGGAACTTGTCGACCACGCCAGCCACCAGCGGCACTTCCGGGCCCACCACGGTCAACGCGATCTTCTCGTCCTTGGCCAGCTTCAGCAGGCCATCGATATCCGTCACCGCGACATCGGCGTTGCGCAGGCCCTTCTCGTGCGCGGTACCGGCGTTGCCCGGGGCAACGATCACTTCGCTCACGCGCGGCGACTGCTTGAGCTTCCACGCCAGCGCGTGTTCGCGCCCACCGCTGCCGATGACCAGGACTTTCATGGGGACTCCAACTGCCAGGGAATGGCGCCGGGTTCGGCGCAGCGCACCATTGTAAGGCCCCGGGGTGGGATTTCGCAGCGCAGCATGAAGGGGGCTTCAGGGTGAGGGTGGGTTGGGGAGGGGCGCTGGATCTGATGCCCGGAGAAGTTAGAGCAGTTTTGAGGGGGCGCTGGCCCGCTGCTCTTTGCTCCCTCTCCCTCTTGGGGAGAGGGTTGGGGTGAGGGGGCAACCTTGCCTCGGTACTTCAAAAGAGCCGTCATTCCTGCGCAGGCAGGGGTCCAGTGACTCTGTTCCTTTACCTTCGGTCTCGTGCGTTTTCGCGATCTGGTCGCTTACGCAGCGGGCGTTCCGACCTCCTGCCGGAGGCCGGGTCACTTTTCTTTGCTTGCCCACGCACGTGCAGGAGCACGTGCGAACGGCGAAGCCGGCCCGAAGGGCGGAGGGCAGGATGCCCGGAGTAAAGAAAAGTAACCAAAAGAAAGAGCACCCCATCGCGGCGCTGGCCGGTGAAGCCGGCCAGTCCGTGAGGGTCGGCCGGGCTTTTCGACAGGACTTCCTTGTCCTGTCGAAAAGGGATCGGCCTCCCTGCCGATCCCCCTGCGGGCCTTCTCGTCCGCCCCTCACCGCCGCTCAAGGGGTCGGGTAGGTCAAGAGCCAGAGCCGGAGCCGAAGGCTCGTGCAGCTGCGCTGCACATCGGGTCGCATGCACGGTGACGTTTCGCCTGCCAGCTTTTCTTGTCGGTGGGAGCGAACCCTGTTCGCGACTCGTGCCACTGCACTGCACATGGAGTCTCCCGTTGTGACGCCGTATCCGGCACGGGCTTGTCTGTAGGAGCGCACCCTGTGCGCGACCACCTGACGGAGCGGAATCGACGCGACGCTGCGGTCGCGCACAAGGTGCGCTCCTACAGGGGTGTCTCGCACCGTGTGAAGCCCGTTTCTTTCTCGCCTCAGTGCTCACCCCAGTCCTCTCCCGAACGGGAGAGGACGAGCGACAGGTGATGTTCAACGTGAACACCCTAGGGGCAAGGAAGGCGGTGCCGCGCAGCGGCACCACGCTCCGCGTTAAGTCCTCTGCGCTTGGGCGCGTTGCGAAGCGCTTGGAAGTACCCGCTGTGTAGAGGCGGAGGTTGCCAAGCAACACCGTTCCTCAGCCGTTCGGGCTTATCCCACCGGCATGCTGCCAGCCTTTAAGGCCATTTCTTTGGGTTACTTTTCTTTGGGCCAGCAAAGAAAAGTGACTCGGCCTTCGGCAGAAGGTCGAAACGCCCCCGCGGCGTAAGCGGCCAGATCGCGGTAGCGCGCGAGACCGGAGGCCAAAGACCAAGAGCAGAGGCACTGGATCCCAGCTTTCG
The nucleotide sequence above comes from Dyella telluris. Encoded proteins:
- a CDS encoding SRPBCC family protein — protein: MWKHEASMDMDATPADVWAVLSDVPGWKRWNAGIEHIELHGPFVAGTTFTMQPPDTDAFVSTLIAVDENRGFTDETVIGDIRVVVQHRIDALAPGGVRVTYATEVTGADAADVGAMVTSDFPDVLRGLKNVVERR
- the purD gene encoding phosphoribosylamine--glycine ligase, whose amino-acid sequence is MKVLVIGSGGREHALAWKLKQSPRVSEVIVAPGNAGTAHEKGLRNADVAVTDIDGLLKLAKDEKIALTVVGPEVPLVAGVVDKFRAAGLRCFGPRAVAAQLEGSKAFAKDFLLRHNIPTAKYAVFTELNPALAYVREHGAPIVIKADGLAAGKGVVVALTLADAEQALHDMLGAHQFGDASARVVIEEFLDGEEASYIVMSDGQHALPMASSQDHKRRDEGDLGPNTGGMGAYSPAPVVTPEVEKRILKEVIEPTLRGMAMEGAPFIGFLYAGLMIDKSGAPKVIEFNVRFGDPETQPIMLRLKSDLVDLIEAALDGELHHTHIHWDPRPSLGVVMAAGGYPGKVRSGDVITGLDADFGPDVKVFHAGTQLDAQGRAVTAGGRVLTVCALGKDIAAARENAYGAVSKLHYEGAFCRRDIAHRALHRG
- a CDS encoding SRPBCC family protein, translated to MTTGTVTLHRVLRTTPEKIYRAFTDADAMARWLPPHGFTGKVQHLDGQVGGSYHMTFTNFSTGTVHGFGGTYKELVPGERIRYSGSFDDGLPPGEMQTTVTLKKVSCGTELHVVQEGIPAMIPTEQCYLGWQESLVHLAQLVEPDIPG